The nucleotide sequence CAATCGTCACCAAGGCCGTTATGACTTCCCCGCATTGATCACCGCCAGCCCAGAGCTCGCCGCCTTTTTGATCATCAATCCGTATGGCAATGAGAGCATCGACTTCGCCAACCCGGCAGCGGTCAAGGTGTTCAACCGGGCGTTGCTCAAGCAGTTTTATGGCATCAATCATTGGGATATCCCGGCAGATTACCTGTGCCCACCGATCCCTGGCCGAGCCGATTACCTGCATTACCTGGCGGATTTGCTGGCCACCAACAATGGGGGAGAAATCCCGCGCGGAGCCAACGTGCGCGCACTGGATATCGGTGTGGGCGCTAATTGCATTTATCCGCTGCTGGGTAACCGCGAATACGCTTGGCACTTTCTGGGTACCGATATCGCAGCCAGTGCCATCGCCTCAGCCAAGACCATCGTGCAGGCCAACCCTGGCTTGAGTGAAGCCATCGAGTTGCGTCAGCAAAACAATGATGCGCACATCTTCCAAGGGCTGCTGCACAGCGCTGAGCGTTTTGACCTGAGCCTGTGCAACCCGCCCTTCCATGCCAGCGCCGAAGAAGCCAGCAGCGGCAGCAAACGCAAATGGCGCAATTTGGGCAAACTCGACCCTAAACGCACACTGCCGGTGTTGAACTTCGGCGGCCAAGCAGCGGAGTTATGGTGCAAAGGCGGCGAAGCCGCATTCGTCAGCCAATT is from Pseudomonas sp. TMP9 and encodes:
- the rlmF gene encoding 23S rRNA (adenine(1618)-N(6))-methyltransferase RlmF, yielding MSLPPKRPSRKPTAPRPAPRKAAASTPDAVKPGAAKGLLHPRNRHQGRYDFPALITASPELAAFLIINPYGNESIDFANPAAVKVFNRALLKQFYGINHWDIPADYLCPPIPGRADYLHYLADLLATNNGGEIPRGANVRALDIGVGANCIYPLLGNREYAWHFLGTDIAASAIASAKTIVQANPGLSEAIELRQQNNDAHIFQGLLHSAERFDLSLCNPPFHASAEEASSGSKRKWRNLGKLDPKRTLPVLNFGGQAAELWCKGGEAAFVSQLIKESVAVAQQVLWFSSLISKASNLPMVYNALKNAGALQVKTVEMAQGQKQSRFVAWTFQTPEQQQRWRQERW